In one Musa acuminata AAA Group cultivar baxijiao chromosome BXJ2-5, Cavendish_Baxijiao_AAA, whole genome shotgun sequence genomic region, the following are encoded:
- the LOC135611800 gene encoding pectinesterase inhibitor 7-like: MECHRNSATTTGSLSCLCVLLLLFSVHLKACNGARVAPQDSKSTEFIRASCAATMYPDLCFSSLSSYASTIRTSPVQLADVALSVSLAGARSASAAMSRSIAGRGMTPRVAAAVKDCLETMGDSVDELRESLAAMGHVAGRNAAYQINSIQTWVSAALTDEDTCVDGFASGAMDGEVKNMVRSHVVYVAQLSSNALALVNGLATSISRP; encoded by the coding sequence ATGGAGTGCCACAGAAACTCTGCCACCACAACTGGTTCCTTGAGCTGCCTGTGTGTGCTCCTCCTGCTGTTTAGCGTCCATTTGAAAGCCTGTAATGGAGCAAGAGTGGCTCCTCAAGACTCAAAGAGCACAGAGTTCATAAGAGCCTCTTGTGCCGCCACCATGTACCCGGACCTCTGCTTCAGCTCCCTCTCGTCCTACGCCAGCACCATCCGGACCAGCCCCGTGCAGCTCGCTGACGTCGCCCTCTCCGTCAGCCTCGCCGGCGCCCGCTCCGCCTCGGCCGCAATGTCGAGGTCGATCGCCGGCCGGGGCATGACGCCGCGCGTGGCGGCCGCAGTGAAGGACTGCCTGGAGACCATGGGAGACTCGGTGGACGAGCTCCGGGAGTCGCTGGCGGCCATGGGGCACGTGGCGGGGCGCAATGCGGCGTACCAGATCAACAGCATCCAGACGTGGGTGAGCGCGGCGCTCACCGACGAGGACACCTGCGTCGACGGGTTCGCCAGCGGCGCCATGGACGGCGAGGTCAAGAACATGGTGAGAAGCCACGTCGTGTACGTGGCGCAGCTGTCGAGCAACGCGCTCGCCCTCGTCAATGGCCTTGCCACCTCCATCTCCCGCCCTTGA
- the LOC135611801 gene encoding protein RESPONSE TO LOW SULFUR 2-like, giving the protein MAALEVAELRRQNEELERAAREGREREEALRGDLERTQERLRAVEEAEERLCVELGELEAEAVAQAREDLLRIETLSHQLSAARALLASAGLRLDLPAAD; this is encoded by the coding sequence ATGGCGGCGCTGGAGGTGGCGGAGCTGAGGCGGCAGAACGAGGAGCTGGAGAGGGCGGCGAGGGAGGGGAGGGAGCGGGAGGAGGCGCTGCGGGGCGATCTGGAGCGCACCCAGGAGCGGCTGCGGGCGGTCGAGGAAGCCGAGGAGCGACTCTGCGTTGAGCTGGGGGAGCTCGAGGCCGAGGCGGTGGCGCAGGCCCGGGAGGACCTCCTCCGCATCGAGACTCTCTCCCACCAGCTCTCCGCCGCCCGTGCCCTCCTCGCCTCTGCCGGCCTCCGCCTCGATCTCCCGGCGGCCGATTGA
- the LOC135612787 gene encoding monocopper oxidase-like protein SKU5 yields MVERRSVMALALALLAVALAAPCFAGDPYAYFDWDVSFITAAPLGVKQQVIAINGQFPGPIVNVTTNWNVVVNVLNDLDEPLLLTWNGIQHRKNSWQDGVQGTNCPIPSGWNWTYQFQVKDQIGSFFYFPSINFQRAAGGYGGFTVNNRDVIAVPFDKPDGDITLFIGDWYNKDYKDLRKALDNGKQLGMPDGVLMNGKGPYRYNKTLVPDGIEYETVHVHPGKTYRFRVHNVGISTSLNFRIQNHNMLLVETEGSYTVQQNYTNLDIHVGQSYSFLVTMDQNASSDYYMVASARFVNESRWARVTGVAILHYSNSKGKASGPLPDPPNDVYDKTFSMNQARSIRWNLSAGAARPNPQGSFRYGSINVSQVFVLRSKPPVVIRGTHRATLNGISYTPPATPLRLADEYKLKGVYTLDFPTRPLKGAPKVGRSLINGTYRGFMEIIFQNNDTKVQTYHVDGYAFFVVGMDYGEWTEESRGTYNKGDGVARCSTQVFPGAWTAILVSLDNVGIWNVRAQNLDTWYLGQETYIRVINPEDTNKTELPVPDNALYCGLLQKYQNEQTPHHKATSSAPLTHQVYRVLVLMVLMVAAATLP; encoded by the exons ATGGTGGAGCGTCGGTCAGTTATGGCACTGGCATTGGCGTTACTGGCGGTGGCACTGGCGGCTCCCTGCTTCGCCGGAGATCCTTACGCCTACTTCGATTGGGACGTGTCCTTCATCACCGCCGCCCCTCTGGGCGTCAAGCAGCAG GTAATCGCGATCAATGGCCAGTTTCCTGGTCCCATTGTCAACGTGACCACGAATTGGAATGTGGTGGTGAATGTTCTCAACGATTTGGACGAGCCTCTTCTGTTGACATG GAATGGCATCCAGCATCGCAAGAACTCATGGCAAGATGGTGTGCAAGGCACAAACTGCCCCATCCCCTCCGGTTGGAACTGGACGTATCAGTTCCAGGTGAAGGATCAGATCGGCAGCTTCTTCTACTTCCCCTCGATCAACTTCCAACGCGCCGCCGGCGGCTACGGAGGATTCACAGTCAATAACCGCGACGTGATCGCAGTGCCCTTCGATAAGCCTGATGGAGACATCACCCTTTTCATCGGAGACTGGTACAACAAGGACTACAAG GATTTAAGGAAGGCCCTTGATAACGGAAAGCAACTCGGGATGCCTGATGGCGTGTTGATGAATGGGAAGGGCCCGTATAGATACAACAAGACACTTGTACCTGACGGCATTGAGTATGAGACAGTACATGTTCATCCAG GGAAAACATATCGGTTTCGAGTACACAATGTGGGCATCTCTACCAGCTTAAATTTCCGGATTCAGAACCACAACATGCTGCTGGTAGAGACAGAAGGCTCATACACTGTCCAACAAAACTACACCAACTTGGACATACATGTAGGGCAGTCCTACTCGTTCTTGGTCACCATGGATCAGAACGCAAGCAGCGACTACTACATGGTGGCGAGCGCTCGGTTCGTCAACGAGTCTCGCTGGGCCAGAGTCACCGGTGTTGCCATTCTTCACTACTCCAACTCCAAAGGCAAAGCTTCTGGCCCTCTTCCAGATCCACCTAATGATGTCTACGACAAGACCTTCTCAATGAATCAAGCAAGATCCATCAG GTGGAATCTGAGTGCCGGTGCTGCGCGTCCCAATCCTCAAGGTTCCTTCAGATACGGCTCGATCAATGTGTCTCAGGTGTTTGTGTTGAGAAGCAAGCCACCAGTTGTCATCAGGGGAACACACCGAGCTACACTTAATGGAATCTCGTACACTCCTCCTGCAACGCCACTGAGGCTTGCTGATGAGTACAAACTCAAGGGAGTTTACACGCTTGATTTCCCCACTAGGCCTCTCAAGGGAGCACCAAAGGTTGGAAGATCCTTGATCAATGGCACATACAGAGGATTCATGGAGATCATATTTCAGAACAATGACACTAAAGTTCAGACATATCATGTGGATGGATATGCATTTTTTGTTGTTGG GATGGACTATGGGGAGTGGACAGAGGAAAGCAGAGGAACATATAATAAAGGCGATGGTGTTGCCCGCTGCTCCACTCAG GTTTTCCCCGGAGCATGGACTGCAATCTTAGTTTCTCTGGACAACGTTGGAATCTGGAACGTGCGTGCACAAAATCTTGATACATGGTACCTCGGACAGGAAACCTACATTAGAGTGATCAACCCAGAAGACACCAACAAAACGGAGCTGCCTGTTCCTGACAATGCCCTCTACTGTGGCCTCCTCCAGAAGTATCAAaa TGAGCAGACTCCTCACCACAAGGCAACTTCATCTGCTCCATTGACACATCAAGTTTACAGGGTATTGGTGTTGATGGTGCTCATGGTTGCAGCTGCCACATTGCCATAA
- the LOC135612786 gene encoding beta-fructofuranosidase 1-like, with protein sequence MGVKNLKSWSFSSSFSSASSSSIPCSYPPLLHPDHSATTPSPKRKKCLQLLSFAAGSAVLILCVVALVSYGSNSASRTGLDGNGDSGTKRGDSRGLAEGVSEKSSAAMLRSSPSYPWTNSMLLWQRTAFHFQPQKNWMNDPDGPTYYRGWYHLFYQYNPESAVWGNISWGHAVSRDLVHWLYLPLAMVPDRWYDANGVWTGSATTLPDGRLVMIYTGATMESVQVQNLAFPADPDDPLLVHWVKSECNPVIVPPSGIGLKDFRDPTTAWFVPADSAWRVAIGSKNDSQHHAGIVLVYRTTDFVSYELLPGVLHSVTGTGMWECVDFYPVSTESAVGLDTTAASGPGVKHVLKASMDDNRHDYYAIGTYVAASNSWVPDDPENDVGIGLRYDYGKYYASKTFYDPVKERRVLWGWIGETDSERTDLRKGWASLQTVPRTVLFDQKTGSNLLQWPVEEVESLRLSNQEFSNISITAGSVVPLDIGKATQLDIVAEFSVGEAALAGAIGADVGYNCSTSRGAAQRGVIGPFGLLVLADEDLSEQTAVYFYVARATDGSLSTHFCHDELRSSEANDLVKRVYGSLVPVLDGETFSLRILVDHSIVESFAQGGRTCITSRVYPTKAIFSRARLFLLNNATGVDVTATSVKIWQMNSAFIRPFYERDSASSIRTSNN encoded by the exons ATGGGTGTGAAGAATCTTAAGTCGtggtctttctcctcctccttttcttccgcCTCCTCGTCCTCCATCCCGTGCTCATACCCCCCTCTTCTCCACCCTGACCATTCCGCCACGACTCCTTCGCCGAAGAGGAAGAAGTGCTTGCAGCTGCTCTCGTTTGCGGCCGGCTCGGCCGTGTTGATCCTGTGCGTCGTCGCGCTCGTGTCTTATGGATCGAACAGCGCGTCAAGGACCGGTTTGGATGGGAACGGAGACTCGGGGACGAAGCGGGGAGACTCCAGGGGCCTGGCGGAGGGCGTGTCGGAGAAATCCTCGGCGGCGATGCTCCGCTCGTCTCCGTCCTACCCTTGGACCAACTCCATGCTCCTTTGGCAGCGCACCGCCTTCCACTTCCAACCTCAAAAGAATTGGATGAATG ATCCTGACG GTCCGACGTACTACAGGGGATGGTACCATCTGTTTTACCAATACAACCCCGAATCGGCGGTGTGGGGCAACATCTCGTGGGGCCACGCCGTGTCGCGCGACCTCGTGCACTGGCTCTACCTCCCCCTTGCCATGGTCCCCGACCGCTGGTACGACGCCAACGGCGTCTGGACCGGCTCCGCCACCACCCTCCCCGACGGCCGCCTCGTCATGATCTACACCGGGGCGACCATGGAGTCGGTGCAGGTGCAGAACCTCGCGTTCCCGGCCGATCCGGACGACCCGCTGCTGGTCCACTGGGTCAAGTCCGAGTGCAACCCGGTGATCGTGCCCCCGTCGGGGATCGGCCTCAAGGACTTCCGAGATCCCACCACGGCCTGGTTTGTCCCCGCCGACTCAGCTTGGCGTGTCGCCATCGGGTCGAAGAACGACTCGCAGCACCACGCCGGGATCGTGCTGGTGTACCGGACGACGGATTTCGTGAGCTACGAGCTCCTCCCGGGCGTGCTCCACTCGGTGACCGGAACGGGGATGTGGGAGTGCGTGGACTTTTACCCGGTGTCGACCGAGTCGGCGGTGGGGCTGGACACGACGGCGGCATCGGGACCGGGGGTGAAGCACGTGCTGAAGGCGAGCATGGATGACAACAGGCACGACTACTACGCCATCGGCACGTACGTGGCGGCAAGCAACTCGTGGGTGCCGGACGACCCAGAGAACGACGTGGGGATCGGACTGCGTTACGATTACGGCAAGTACTACGCCTCCAAGACGTTCTACGACCCGGTGAAGGAACGGCGGGTCCTGTGGGGTTGGATCGGCGAGACGGACAGCGAGCGCACCGATCTCCGGAAAGGCTGGGCTTCCCTTCAG ACCGTTCCGAGGACAGTGCTCTTTGACCAGAAAACAGGAAGCAACCTTCTCCAATGGCCAGTGGAGGAGGTGGAGAGCCTGAGGTTAAGCAaccaagagttcagcaacatcagcATCACCGCCGGATCAGTCGTTCCACTGGACATCGGCAAAGCCACGCAA TTGGACATCGTGGCCGAGTTCTCGGTGGGCGAGGCGGCGTTAGCCGGTGCGATCGGCGCCGACGTTGGGTACAATTGCAGCACCAGCAGAGGCGCCGCCCAACGAGGCGTGATCGGGCCGTTCGGCTTGCTTGTGTTGGCCGACGAGGACCTGTCGGAGCAGACTGCTGTGTACTTCTACGTCGCAAGAGCAACCGACGGCAGCCTCAGTACTCACTTCTGCCATGACGAGCTCAG GTCGTCGGAGGCAAATGACCTTGTGAAGAGGGTGTATGGAAGCTTAGTTCCAGTGCTCGATGGTGAAACCTTCTCACTGCGGATACTG GTGGATCACTCCATCGTGGAGAGCTTTGCTCAAGGAGGAAGAACATGCATCACATCGCGAGTGTACCCAACCAAGGCAATATTCAGCAGGGCGCGGCTCTTCCTCTTAAACAATGCCACCGGTGTCGATGTCACCGCCACGTCGGTTAAGATCTGGCAGATGAACTCGGCATTCATCAGGCCATTCTATGAGCGTGACTCGGCCTCATCTATTCGCACTTCAAACAACTGA